One part of the Fusobacterium pseudoperiodonticum genome encodes these proteins:
- a CDS encoding radical SAM protein gives MGIRYSKVEGKFQREIVLLKSFPCAYGKCSFCNYIEDNSNNEEEINEVNLKVLKEITGEFGILEVINSGSVFEIPKKTLEKIREVVYEKDIKILYFEIFYSYLSRLDEIINYFNEKKKVEIRFRTGIESFDNDFRRNVYKKNILLDEKKIKELSEKIYSVCLLIATQGQTKEMIKNDIELGLKYFKAITINVFVNNGTVVKRDDELVKWFVQDMRYLFDNDRVEILIDNKDLGRKIINRTIKK, from the coding sequence ATGGGTATAAGGTATAGTAAGGTAGAAGGAAAATTTCAAAGAGAGATAGTTCTCTTAAAATCTTTTCCTTGTGCTTATGGAAAATGTAGTTTCTGTAACTACATAGAAGATAACTCAAACAATGAGGAAGAAATTAATGAAGTTAATTTGAAAGTTTTAAAGGAAATAACAGGAGAATTTGGAATTTTAGAAGTTATAAATTCTGGTTCTGTGTTTGAAATCCCTAAGAAAACTTTAGAGAAAATAAGGGAAGTTGTCTATGAAAAAGATATTAAAATCTTGTATTTTGAGATTTTCTATTCTTATCTTTCTCGTTTAGATGAAATTATTAACTATTTCAATGAAAAGAAAAAAGTTGAAATCAGGTTTAGAACGGGGATAGAAAGTTTTGACAACGATTTTAGAAGAAATGTTTACAAGAAAAATATTCTCTTAGATGAAAAGAAAATAAAAGAATTATCTGAGAAAATATATTCAGTTTGTCTTTTAATTGCAACTCAAGGACAGACAAAAGAAATGATAAAAAATGATATTGAACTTGGCTTAAAGTATTTTAAGGCTATAACAATAAATGTTTTTGTAAACAATGGAACTGTGGTAAAAAGAGATGATGAGCTTGTTAAATGGTTTGTACAAGACATGAGATATCTTTTTGATAATGATAGAGTGGAAATTTTAATAGATAATAAAGATTTGGGAAGGAAAATAATTAATAGAACTATAAAAAAATAA
- a CDS encoding L-threonylcarbamoyladenylate synthase: MEKYLKIDNISDISDDKWTELADELKKGSLIIYPTDTVYGLASIVTNEQSINNIYLAKSRSFTSPLIALLSSVDKVEEVATISDENREILEKLAHAFWPGALTVILKRKEHIPSIMVSGGDTIGVRIPNLDLAIKIIDLAGGILATTSANISGEATPKSYNELSEAIKSRVDILVDGGECKLGEASTIIDLTSDVPKILRNGAISTDEITKIIGRVR, encoded by the coding sequence ATGGAAAAATATCTTAAGATAGATAATATATCTGATATTAGTGATGATAAGTGGACTGAATTAGCAGATGAATTAAAAAAAGGTTCACTTATTATCTATCCAACTGACACTGTCTATGGTCTAGCTTCTATTGTTACTAATGAACAAAGTATTAATAATATATATCTTGCAAAGAGTAGGAGTTTTACTTCTCCTCTTATTGCACTTTTAAGTTCTGTTGATAAAGTTGAAGAAGTTGCTACTATCTCTGATGAAAATAGAGAAATCTTAGAAAAGTTAGCTCATGCTTTTTGGCCTGGTGCCTTGACTGTCATACTTAAAAGAAAAGAGCACATTCCAAGTATTATGGTCTCTGGTGGGGATACTATTGGTGTGAGAATTCCTAATTTAGATTTAGCTATTAAAATTATTGATTTAGCTGGTGGTATTTTAGCCACAACTAGTGCTAATATCTCAGGGGAGGCCACTCCTAAATCATATAATGAATTGTCAGAAGCTATAAAATCAAGAGTTGATATTTTAGTGGATGGTGGCGAATGTAAACTCGGTGAAGCCTCAACTATAATTGACCTGACTTCTGATGTTCCTAAAATACTTAGAAATGGTGCAATATCTACAGATGAAATTACAAAAATAATAGGGAGAGTGAGGTGA
- a CDS encoding ribose-phosphate diphosphokinase produces the protein MINFNNVKIFSGSSNVELASKIAEKIGFPLGKVEIQRFKDGEVYIEIEETVRGRDVFVVQSTSEPVNENLMELLIFVDALRRASAKTINVIIPYYGYARQDRKSKPREPITSKLVANLLTTAGVNRVITMDLHADQIQGFFDIPVDHMQGLPLMAKYFKEKGFYGDDIVVVSPDVGGVKRARKLAEKLDCKIAIIDKRRPKPNIAEVMNLIGEVEGKIAIFIDDMIDTAGTITNGADAIAARGAKEVYACCSHAVFSDPAIERLEKSALKEVVVTDSIALPKRKKIDKVKIISVDSVFASAIDRITNNKSVSELFE, from the coding sequence ATGATAAATTTTAATAACGTTAAAATTTTCTCTGGAAGTTCAAATGTGGAGTTGGCAAGTAAAATTGCTGAAAAAATAGGTTTCCCTTTAGGAAAGGTAGAAATTCAAAGATTTAAAGATGGAGAAGTCTATATTGAAATTGAAGAAACTGTAAGAGGTAGAGATGTCTTTGTTGTTCAATCTACTTCAGAACCTGTAAATGAAAATCTTATGGAACTTTTAATATTTGTTGATGCACTAAGAAGAGCCTCAGCTAAGACAATAAATGTTATTATTCCTTACTATGGTTATGCAAGACAAGATAGAAAGTCTAAACCAAGAGAACCAATCACATCTAAACTTGTTGCTAACTTATTAACAACAGCTGGTGTTAACAGAGTTATAACAATGGATTTACATGCTGATCAAATTCAAGGATTCTTTGATATCCCTGTTGATCATATGCAAGGATTACCATTAATGGCAAAATACTTTAAAGAAAAAGGTTTCTACGGAGATGATATAGTAGTTGTTTCTCCAGATGTTGGTGGAGTTAAAAGAGCTAGAAAATTAGCTGAAAAATTAGATTGTAAAATAGCTATCATCGACAAAAGAAGACCTAAACCTAATATTGCTGAAGTTATGAACCTAATTGGAGAAGTTGAAGGAAAAATCGCTATATTTATAGATGACATGATAGACACAGCAGGAACTATAACTAATGGTGCTGATGCAATAGCAGCAAGAGGAGCTAAAGAAGTTTATGCTTGTTGTTCTCATGCTGTTTTCTCAGATCCAGCAATAGAAAGACTAGAAAAATCTGCTTTAAAAGAAGTAGTTGTAACAGACTCAATAGCATTACCTAAAAGAAAGAAAATAGACAAAGTTAAAATAATATCAGTGGACTCTGTATTTGCATCTGCAATAGACAGAATAACTAATAATAAATCAGTTTCAGAATTATTTGAATAA